In Halogeometricum sp. S1BR25-6, a single genomic region encodes these proteins:
- a CDS encoding DUF5786 family protein, producing the protein MSMGAYDDDEHERRERKNGSVDAAFDDDRRVYRGEMTYDAGDSAEDLLDQFREMKER; encoded by the coding sequence ATGTCGATGGGTGCCTACGACGACGACGAGCACGAGCGCCGAGAGCGGAAGAACGGATCGGTCGACGCCGCCTTCGACGACGACCGGCGGGTGTACCGCGGGGAGATGACCTACGACGCGGGCGACTCCGCGGAGGACCTCCTCGACCAGTTCCGCGAGATGAAAGAGCGGTAG
- a CDS encoding DedA family protein — protein sequence MQALQVAQMPAELKALLNSEWAYVVLFGVFVLEGAMLMYFMPSELVVPASLVLLGTDAVVPVIGVAVLGATVGQYALFTVAQRGGREYLLQKRWFKISESKLDRFDGWFDRWGPVVVPVSNSLLFTRGMLTVPAGFAEMDDRKFVALSAVGTLSFEVILASLYLYFDTLL from the coding sequence ATGCAGGCCCTCCAGGTGGCGCAGATGCCCGCGGAACTCAAGGCGCTGTTGAACTCCGAGTGGGCCTACGTCGTCCTCTTCGGCGTGTTCGTGCTGGAGGGGGCGATGCTGATGTACTTCATGCCGAGCGAACTCGTCGTTCCGGCGTCGCTCGTCCTCCTCGGCACCGACGCCGTCGTCCCGGTCATCGGCGTGGCCGTCCTCGGGGCGACGGTCGGTCAGTACGCGCTGTTTACAGTCGCCCAACGCGGCGGGCGCGAGTACCTCCTCCAGAAGCGCTGGTTCAAGATCAGCGAGTCGAAACTCGACCGCTTCGACGGCTGGTTCGACCGCTGGGGGCCGGTCGTCGTCCCCGTGAGCAACTCGCTGTTGTTCACGCGCGGGATGCTCACCGTCCCCGCCGGGTTCGCGGAGATGGACGACCGGAAGTTCGTCGCCCTCTCTGCGGTCGGGACGCTGTCGTTCGAGGTCATCCTGGCCAGTCTGTATCTCTACTTCGACACGCTGCTGTAG
- a CDS encoding NAD(P)H-binding protein, producing MRVLVTGATGFVGGRLVPVLREAGHDVSVLVRDAESSDLPEGVGVVEGDLLEPRSYRVVEGGSNDGSEAGASDDPEAEPGGRTLADVLSALDIEAAYYLVHSMQSGDDFEERDRRAARNFERAASKAGVGRVVYLGGLGEDQDRLSSHLKSRREVELILGQGSFDLTTLRAAIVIGDGSAGFEVIRQLAGRLPVMVTPRWVDTECQPICVDDVVAYLVGVLDAPETAGRTFEIGGPDVLTYGEVLTRVGGLLGRRTKLLSVPVLTPRLSSYWVGFVTDVPPSVARPLIEGLKNPVVVRDDSIKEYVEVSLTPFDEAVKRALGEAEGSVSERTVPAADDAGGDEESGGDVDGSGGSNAGADEGPRADAATGTDLESSANPTDH from the coding sequence ATGCGAGTTCTCGTGACCGGCGCGACCGGGTTCGTCGGCGGCCGTCTCGTCCCCGTGCTCCGGGAGGCCGGACACGACGTGTCGGTCCTCGTCCGCGACGCGGAGTCGAGCGACCTTCCCGAGGGCGTCGGCGTCGTCGAAGGCGACCTGCTCGAACCGCGGAGCTACCGCGTCGTCGAGGGGGGTTCGAACGACGGATCAGAAGCGGGAGCGTCTGACGACCCCGAAGCCGAACCGGGCGGCCGGACGCTCGCGGACGTGCTCTCGGCGCTCGATATCGAGGCCGCGTACTACCTCGTCCACTCGATGCAGTCCGGCGACGACTTCGAGGAACGCGACCGGCGGGCCGCGCGGAACTTCGAGCGGGCGGCGTCGAAGGCGGGCGTCGGGCGCGTCGTCTACCTCGGCGGCCTCGGCGAGGACCAAGACCGCCTGTCGTCGCATCTGAAGTCGCGCCGCGAGGTCGAACTCATCCTCGGGCAGGGGTCGTTCGACCTGACGACGCTCCGCGCGGCCATCGTCATCGGCGACGGGAGCGCGGGCTTCGAGGTGATACGGCAGCTCGCGGGTCGCCTGCCGGTGATGGTGACGCCGCGGTGGGTCGACACGGAGTGTCAGCCCATCTGCGTCGACGACGTGGTGGCGTACCTCGTCGGCGTCCTCGACGCCCCCGAGACGGCCGGCCGGACGTTCGAAATCGGCGGTCCCGACGTGCTGACCTACGGCGAGGTGCTGACGCGCGTCGGCGGCCTCCTCGGCCGGCGGACGAAACTGCTCTCCGTGCCCGTGCTGACGCCGCGCCTCTCCTCGTACTGGGTCGGCTTCGTCACCGACGTGCCGCCCTCCGTCGCCAGACCGCTGATAGAGGGGCTGAAAAACCCCGTCGTCGTCCGCGACGACAGCATCAAGGAGTACGTCGAGGTGTCGCTGACGCCGTTCGACGAGGCCGTCAAGCGCGCACTCGGCGAGGCGGAGGGGTCGGTGAGCGAGCGGACGGTACCGGCGGCGGACGACGCCGGCGGCGACGAGGAGAGCGGCGGCGATGTCGACGGAAGCGGCGGAAGCAACGCCGGTGCCGACGAGGGACCGAGGGCGGACGCGGCGACGGGGACCGACCTCGAATCGAGCGCGAACCCGACGGACCACTGA
- the hemB gene encoding porphobilinogen synthase, translating to MNLTDRPRRLRADGIRSLVSETDLAASDLIAPVFVDATTEERLPIETMPGHERVPVSEAVERVEEVLKTGVEAVMLFGIPESKDERGTRAWAEDGVVQEATRRVTGATDAYVITDVCLCEYTSHGHCGILEEHAETDPTLTVKNDETLELLSRTAVSHAEAGADMVAPSSMTDGMVGAIREGLDGAGYDGLPIMSYAAKYESAFYGPFRDAADGAPAFGDRRHYQMDPANAREAMREVAADVEQGADVLMVKPALAYLDIVRAVREEFDHPVAAYNVSGEYAMLHAAADKGWLDLEEAAAESLLAMKRAGADLILTYFAEDVAASL from the coding sequence ATGAATCTCACCGACCGGCCGCGACGTCTCCGGGCCGACGGCATCCGGTCGCTCGTCAGCGAGACGGACCTCGCCGCCTCCGACCTCATCGCCCCCGTCTTCGTCGACGCGACGACGGAGGAACGACTCCCCATCGAGACGATGCCGGGACACGAACGCGTTCCCGTCTCCGAGGCCGTCGAACGCGTCGAGGAAGTTCTGAAGACGGGCGTCGAGGCGGTGATGCTGTTCGGCATCCCCGAGTCGAAGGACGAACGCGGGACGCGGGCGTGGGCCGAAGACGGCGTCGTGCAGGAGGCGACGCGCCGGGTGACCGGGGCGACGGACGCGTACGTCATCACCGACGTCTGCCTCTGCGAGTACACGAGCCACGGGCACTGCGGAATCTTGGAGGAGCACGCCGAGACGGACCCGACGCTGACCGTGAAGAACGACGAGACGCTCGAACTGCTGTCGAGGACGGCCGTCTCGCACGCCGAGGCGGGCGCGGACATGGTCGCGCCGAGTTCGATGACCGACGGGATGGTCGGCGCGATTCGAGAGGGACTCGACGGCGCCGGGTACGACGGCCTGCCCATCATGTCCTACGCGGCGAAGTACGAGAGCGCCTTCTACGGGCCGTTCCGCGACGCCGCCGACGGCGCGCCCGCCTTCGGCGACCGGCGGCACTACCAGATGGACCCCGCGAACGCCCGCGAGGCGATGCGCGAGGTGGCCGCCGACGTCGAACAGGGTGCGGACGTGCTGATGGTGAAACCCGCCCTCGCCTACCTCGACATCGTGCGCGCGGTGCGCGAGGAGTTCGACCACCCCGTCGCCGCGTACAACGTCTCCGGGGAGTACGCGATGCTCCACGCGGCCGCGGACAAGGGCTGGTTGGACCTCGAAGAGGCGGCCGCCGAGTCACTGCTCGCGATGAAACGCGCCGGCGCCGACCTGATTCTCACCTACTTCGCCGAGGACGTCGCCGCCTCGCTCTGA
- a CDS encoding DUF5789 family protein has protein sequence MRLNRTGDLIDAHEYPATTEELIEAYGDQTIDHPNGSEQVGDVFARAGSETYTCPDDARHALLSALGHEAVGRRYYSDRDVSTFGEDGPEQVSF, from the coding sequence ATGCGCCTGAACCGAACCGGCGACCTGATCGACGCCCACGAGTACCCCGCGACCACCGAAGAACTCATCGAGGCCTACGGCGACCAGACCATCGACCACCCCAACGGCAGCGAACAGGTCGGAGACGTGTTCGCCCGCGCCGGGTCCGAGACGTACACCTGCCCCGACGACGCTCGGCACGCCCTCCTCTCCGCCCTCGGACACGAGGCCGTCGGCCGTCGCTACTACAGTGACCGCGACGTCTCCACGTTCGGCGAGGACGGTCCCGAACAGGTCTCCTTCTAA
- a CDS encoding P-II family nitrogen regulator, with protein sequence MSANDGEIKMVMAVIRPDKLADVKRGLAEVGAPSLTVTNVSGRGSQPAKKGQWRGEEYTVDLHQKVKIECFIADIPAEDVVEAIRDAAHTGEPGDGKVFVMPVDSAVQVRTGKNGLDAV encoded by the coding sequence ATGAGCGCGAACGACGGCGAAATCAAGATGGTGATGGCGGTCATCCGACCGGACAAGCTCGCGGACGTGAAGCGCGGTCTCGCGGAGGTCGGCGCGCCGTCGCTGACGGTGACGAACGTCTCCGGCCGCGGCTCCCAACCCGCCAAGAAGGGCCAGTGGCGCGGCGAGGAGTACACGGTCGACCTCCACCAGAAAGTCAAGATAGAGTGCTTCATCGCGGACATCCCGGCCGAGGACGTCGTCGAGGCCATCCGTGACGCCGCCCACACGGGCGAACCCGGAGACGGGAAGGTGTTCGTCATGCCCGTCGACAGCGCCGTGCAGGTGCGGACCGGCAAGAACGGACTGGACGCGGTGTAG
- a CDS encoding P-II family nitrogen regulator — MSEELPNDGEIKMVTAVVRPDKLSDVKRSLAEAGAPSLTVTNVSGRGSQPAKKGQWRGEEYTVDLHQKVKIECVVADIPAEDVVDAIADGAHTGEPGDGKVFVTPVDSAVQIRTGKTGRDAV; from the coding sequence ATGAGCGAAGAACTGCCGAACGACGGAGAGATCAAGATGGTAACGGCCGTCGTCCGACCGGACAAGTTGTCGGACGTGAAACGCTCGCTGGCGGAGGCCGGCGCGCCGTCGCTGACGGTGACGAACGTCTCCGGCCGCGGTTCCCAACCTGCAAAGAAGGGCCAGTGGCGCGGCGAGGAGTACACGGTCGACCTCCACCAGAAAGTCAAGATAGAGTGCGTCGTCGCCGACATCCCGGCCGAGGACGTCGTCGACGCCATCGCGGACGGTGCGCACACGGGCGAACCCGGCGACGGGAAGGTGTTCGTCACCCCCGTCGACAGCGCCGTCCAGATTCGGACCGGAAAGACCGGCCGCGACGCGGTGTAG
- a CDS encoding DUF5784 family protein — protein MARPLRFRYAPGRWDEARVRRDLYDDLDSNLGATMEAPWFKPPNGFEAVRFEMDNGDVALFCWDGEDAYWMGNTETPEALWRTDKKGFEEVPREVTRWVTRELTAQLHEESPWLEPYPHLSWFFLPVFLSKDGRETTRSFFHDHAAGFPDATRDEALGFYEEFLATGVLDDYREVMAGKLGTSEYLDLTRMTASMGEFNVGKFLVDRGYDIVPEIDVTTGHAIDYRATKNGEGTLVEVTRPLPTSKRSAGTPVAAVRDTAETKSGGQLQEHGGGVVLFVDCSSFPDDEWRAVRDEKPEVHHRPAVVFRVRPDGRFDGYTKGRVPLDVPF, from the coding sequence GTGGCACGTCCCCTGCGATTTCGCTACGCGCCGGGACGGTGGGACGAGGCCCGCGTCCGGCGAGACTTATACGACGACCTCGACTCGAACCTCGGAGCGACGATGGAAGCGCCGTGGTTCAAACCGCCGAACGGTTTCGAAGCCGTGCGGTTCGAGATGGACAACGGCGACGTCGCCCTGTTCTGCTGGGACGGGGAGGACGCCTACTGGATGGGCAACACGGAGACGCCCGAGGCACTCTGGCGGACCGACAAGAAGGGCTTCGAGGAGGTACCCCGCGAGGTGACGCGGTGGGTGACGCGCGAACTGACCGCGCAACTCCACGAGGAGTCGCCGTGGTTGGAGCCGTACCCCCACCTCTCGTGGTTCTTTCTCCCCGTGTTCCTCTCGAAGGACGGTCGGGAGACGACCCGGTCGTTCTTCCACGACCACGCCGCCGGGTTCCCCGACGCGACGCGGGACGAAGCCCTCGGATTCTACGAGGAGTTCCTCGCGACGGGCGTCCTCGACGACTACCGGGAGGTGATGGCGGGGAAACTCGGGACCTCCGAGTACCTCGACCTGACGCGGATGACCGCCTCGATGGGCGAGTTCAACGTCGGGAAGTTCCTCGTCGACAGGGGGTACGACATCGTTCCCGAGATAGACGTCACCACGGGTCACGCCATCGACTACCGCGCGACGAAGAACGGGGAGGGAACGCTCGTCGAGGTGACGCGACCGCTCCCGACGAGCAAACGGAGCGCCGGAACTCCCGTCGCCGCCGTCCGCGACACCGCCGAGACGAAGTCCGGCGGGCAGTTGCAGGAGCACGGCGGCGGCGTCGTTCTCTTCGTCGACTGCTCGTCGTTCCCGGACGACGAGTGGCGCGCGGTGCGCGACGAGAAACCGGAGGTCCACCACCGACCGGCGGTGGTGTTTCGGGTTCGGCCCGACGGGAGGTTCGACGGCTACACCAAGGGACGCGTTCCCCTAGACGTGCCGTTCTGA
- a CDS encoding PHP domain-containing protein — protein sequence MIRERNGDGGDEVPAADLHLHTTASDGVLTVPEVPAAAAAGGVDVVAVTDHDRIHPDLDAPVTEREGVTLVRGIELRVEAANQRVDLLGYGVRDTPAIREMIERIQSDRKERGREIVERVESHLGVSLDIELREGVGRPNIARAVEESDAPYDYAGAFDHLIGNDGPCYVERYVPGFEAGADALRDACAVVGLAHPFRYPDPESALDRAAELDAVERFYPYGGAAADREDAGLVERVAAEHDLLLTGGSDAHDRTLGVAGPPRDAFEAFAARVPSV from the coding sequence GTGATTCGAGAGCGGAACGGCGACGGCGGCGACGAGGTGCCCGCGGCGGACTTACACCTCCACACGACGGCGTCAGACGGGGTGTTGACGGTGCCGGAGGTGCCGGCGGCCGCGGCCGCGGGCGGCGTCGACGTCGTCGCGGTGACGGACCACGACCGAATCCACCCCGACCTTGACGCGCCGGTCACCGAACGCGAGGGGGTGACGCTCGTACGCGGCATCGAACTCCGCGTCGAGGCGGCCAACCAGCGGGTCGACCTCCTCGGATACGGCGTCCGCGACACGCCCGCCATCCGCGAGATGATCGAGCGAATCCAGAGCGACCGAAAGGAACGCGGGCGGGAGATAGTCGAACGCGTCGAGTCGCATCTCGGCGTGAGCCTCGACATCGAACTCCGCGAGGGCGTCGGACGTCCGAACATCGCGCGCGCCGTCGAGGAGAGCGACGCGCCGTACGACTACGCCGGCGCCTTCGACCACCTCATCGGGAACGACGGCCCGTGTTACGTCGAGCGGTACGTTCCCGGGTTCGAGGCGGGCGCGGACGCACTCCGCGACGCCTGCGCGGTGGTCGGACTCGCCCACCCGTTCCGCTACCCGGACCCCGAGTCGGCGCTCGACAGGGCCGCCGAACTGGACGCAGTCGAGCGGTTCTACCCCTACGGCGGCGCGGCCGCCGACCGGGAAGACGCCGGCCTCGTCGAACGCGTCGCCGCCGAGCACGACCTCCTTCTGACCGGCGGGAGCGACGCCCACGACAGGACTCTCGGCGTGGCGGGTCCGCCGCGGGACGCCTTCGAGGCGTTCGCCGCGCGCGTTCCCAGCGTCTGA
- a CDS encoding CPBP family intramembrane glutamic endopeptidase, giving the protein MDLTPVTAVGLVVALVGFESLHRLRERFGWTGGTLSDHVWKWVVPAVILLVVAAEGKTLASIGWRVDSVSVLVWQVGVGLAAMLGTNLLLAPLWARVGDGGESLAEGIGSFAALSVPERLFVAATAGVTEEIPYHGYAVERLAALTGSVPFAGVVAFVAFTLGHLGDTWDRQAVLRIAQPALVTTLLYLWFRSLPALIAVHALNDAVGLLVADRYAPDPNEEEEAPAVVRWLE; this is encoded by the coding sequence GTGGACCTCACGCCGGTCACCGCGGTCGGACTCGTCGTCGCCCTCGTCGGCTTCGAGTCGCTACACCGACTGCGCGAGCGGTTCGGGTGGACCGGCGGCACGCTCTCGGACCACGTCTGGAAGTGGGTCGTGCCCGCCGTCATCCTCCTCGTCGTCGCCGCCGAGGGGAAGACGCTGGCCTCCATCGGGTGGCGCGTCGACTCGGTGTCCGTCCTCGTCTGGCAGGTCGGCGTGGGCCTCGCGGCGATGCTCGGGACGAACCTCCTCCTCGCGCCCCTCTGGGCCCGCGTCGGCGACGGCGGCGAGAGCCTCGCGGAGGGAATCGGCTCGTTCGCGGCGCTGTCGGTGCCCGAACGCCTGTTCGTCGCGGCGACGGCGGGCGTCACGGAGGAGATTCCGTACCACGGCTACGCCGTCGAGCGACTCGCCGCCCTGACCGGGAGCGTCCCGTTCGCGGGCGTCGTCGCCTTCGTCGCCTTTACCCTCGGGCACCTCGGCGACACGTGGGACCGACAGGCCGTCCTCCGCATCGCCCAACCGGCGCTGGTGACGACGCTCCTCTACCTCTGGTTCCGGTCGCTGCCGGCGCTCATCGCCGTCCACGCGCTGAACGACGCCGTCGGTCTGCTGGTCGCGGACCGCTACGCGCCCGACCCGAACGAGGAGGAGGAGGCGCCGGCGGTCGTCCGATGGTTGGAATGA
- a CDS encoding ammonium transporter encodes MVWVLTVTFLIFFMHAGFAMLEAGQVRSKNVANQLTKNLLTWSVGVTVYFLLGAALSTIVGGATGGGGADVLGAFTDLYMPAEGAAGAWVNWLFGAVFAMTAATIVSGAVAGRAKLRAYITYTILLAGVIYPVVVGFTWAGGFLSVLGFHDFAGGVIVHAMGGIAGLTAAWIIGPRMDRYNDDGSVNVIPGHSMTFAVLGTLILAFGWYGFNVGTAASPLAYSEADGVTLGSFAYVGRVALVTTLGMAAGAIGAGGLSMIKTGKVDTLYVANGVLAGLVAITSIADAIVWPGAIAVGLVGGAQLPIVFEFIEKRLKIDDVCAVFPVHGSAGVLGALLYPVFATDLWAGNAGFIELLVPQVVGVAVIAAWTFAATAAVFGAFRAAGETRVSREHELEGLDASEHGVDTYPEFGGRDEAVRVDGGVRMDGGERTGSSRPSSDRMSDGGSYSGVQNTTTDDRDN; translated from the coding sequence ATGGTGTGGGTCCTCACCGTCACCTTCCTCATCTTCTTCATGCACGCCGGCTTCGCCATGCTGGAGGCGGGGCAGGTCCGCTCGAAGAACGTCGCCAATCAGTTGACTAAGAACCTCCTGACGTGGTCCGTCGGGGTGACGGTCTACTTCCTCCTCGGAGCCGCCCTCTCGACCATCGTCGGGGGCGCCACCGGGGGCGGCGGCGCCGACGTCCTCGGCGCGTTCACCGACCTCTACATGCCCGCGGAGGGCGCGGCGGGGGCGTGGGTGAACTGGCTCTTCGGGGCCGTGTTCGCCATGACCGCCGCGACCATCGTCTCCGGCGCCGTCGCCGGCCGCGCGAAACTCCGCGCGTACATCACCTACACGATTCTGCTCGCCGGGGTCATCTACCCCGTCGTCGTCGGCTTCACCTGGGCCGGCGGCTTCCTCTCGGTCCTCGGCTTCCACGACTTCGCCGGCGGCGTCATCGTCCACGCGATGGGCGGCATCGCCGGTCTCACGGCCGCGTGGATAATCGGCCCGCGGATGGACCGCTACAACGACGACGGCTCCGTGAACGTCATCCCCGGTCACTCGATGACGTTCGCCGTCCTCGGAACGCTCATCCTCGCGTTCGGCTGGTACGGCTTCAACGTCGGCACCGCCGCCTCGCCGCTGGCGTACTCCGAGGCCGACGGCGTCACACTTGGGTCGTTCGCCTACGTCGGCCGCGTCGCCCTCGTCACCACCCTCGGCATGGCCGCGGGCGCCATCGGCGCGGGCGGCCTCTCGATGATAAAGACCGGGAAGGTCGACACGCTGTACGTCGCCAACGGCGTCCTCGCCGGCCTCGTCGCCATCACGTCCATCGCGGACGCCATCGTCTGGCCGGGCGCCATCGCCGTCGGCCTCGTCGGCGGCGCGCAACTGCCCATCGTCTTCGAGTTCATCGAGAAGCGGCTGAAGATAGACGACGTCTGCGCCGTCTTCCCGGTTCACGGCTCCGCGGGCGTCCTCGGGGCGCTCCTGTACCCCGTCTTCGCGACCGACCTCTGGGCCGGGAACGCCGGCTTCATCGAACTGCTCGTCCCGCAGGTCGTCGGCGTCGCCGTCATCGCCGCGTGGACGTTCGCGGCCACCGCGGCCGTCTTCGGCGCGTTCCGCGCCGCGGGCGAGACGCGCGTCAGCCGCGAGCACGAACTCGAAGGACTCGACGCCTCCGAACACGGCGTCGATACTTACCCCGAGTTCGGCGGCCGGGACGAGGCCGTCCGGGTGGACGGCGGCGTCCGGATGGACGGCGGTGAGCGAACCGGGAGTTCGCGACCCTCGTCGGACCGGATGTCCGACGGCGGGAGTTACAGCGGCGTGCAAAATACTACCACGGATGATAGAGACAACTGA
- a CDS encoding DUF7530 family protein, with protein sequence MSRAPRDVRVSRTQFGETWVYESIVGALPGIDLTDGEAIALQLGLFEVFVVFFAWAYDLWQAVVPGTIAVGVAAIGSVVMLRMGRTTRETNLPDAYTRLLFGSSIEVVLGVLAFVALVTHLFVYDTLQGETTLLVSVFGREPPVVVVYLTLLVLWDLCYRIGTSWWAAIVSVWGSWRYTVDPATARTLRIADGWNVLFGVAQVALVPFILDQSVLLMAVGGHVVAVTVVSMVAAVTLDVDESA encoded by the coding sequence ATGTCGCGCGCACCGCGCGACGTGCGGGTGTCGCGGACGCAGTTCGGAGAGACGTGGGTGTACGAGAGCATCGTCGGCGCCCTCCCGGGCATCGACCTGACCGACGGGGAGGCCATCGCCCTCCAACTCGGACTGTTCGAGGTGTTCGTCGTCTTCTTCGCGTGGGCGTACGACCTCTGGCAGGCCGTCGTGCCGGGAACTATCGCCGTCGGCGTCGCCGCTATCGGCAGCGTCGTGATGCTCCGAATGGGACGGACGACGCGGGAGACGAACCTCCCCGACGCCTACACGCGCCTGCTGTTCGGGTCGAGTATCGAAGTCGTTCTCGGCGTCCTCGCGTTCGTCGCCCTCGTCACGCACCTGTTCGTCTACGACACCCTACAGGGGGAGACGACGCTTCTCGTGTCGGTGTTCGGGCGCGAACCGCCCGTCGTCGTCGTCTACCTCACGCTGCTCGTCCTCTGGGACCTCTGTTACCGCATCGGCACCTCGTGGTGGGCGGCCATCGTCTCGGTGTGGGGGTCGTGGCGCTACACCGTCGACCCGGCGACGGCGCGGACGCTCCGCATCGCGGACGGGTGGAACGTTCTCTTCGGCGTCGCGCAGGTGGCGCTGGTGCCGTTCATCCTCGACCAATCGGTGTTGCTGATGGCCGTCGGCGGTCACGTCGTCGCGGTCACCGTCGTCTCGATGGTGGCAGCGGTAACGCTCGACGTGGACGAGAGCGCCTAA
- a CDS encoding DUF6757 family protein — protein sequence MKCHYCDRKAAYAAEKDGIKVGLCERHFRERVEELADSDELAALREQIDIDRTE from the coding sequence ATGAAGTGCCACTACTGCGACCGAAAAGCCGCGTACGCCGCCGAGAAAGACGGGATCAAGGTGGGCCTGTGCGAACGGCACTTCCGAGAGCGCGTCGAGGAACTCGCCGACTCGGACGAACTCGCCGCCCTGCGGGAGCAGATCGACATCGACCGCACCGAGTGA
- a CDS encoding ammonium transporter, protein MSFPLQVDATAVASGVNTVWVLVVTFLIFFMQPGFALLEAGQVRAKNVGNVLMKNMNDWILGTLTYFVVGAAVATIIGGLTSSGTFDVASAFAYINNPGDWIGWLFGAVFAMTAATIVSGAVAERMEFRAYVLFTILMTAVIYPVVVGFTWGGGLLSSGGFLGAALGAGYLDFAGATVVHMCGGVAGLVAAKLVGARKGRYDSSGNSQPIPGHSMLLAVLGTFILAFGWYGFNVGTQATILAVGDNGGLTFMGDALGRVALVTTLGMSAGGAMAMVTSSYYQGKPDPLWTANGLLAGLVAVTGAVPHVTWWGGAILGGLGGFLVLPAFRYTVDTLKVDDVCGVFAVHGVAGAVGTALIPVFAVGGFAVNQFILQVLGVVVIAAWTALASGVVLYAIKVTLGLRVTEGEEAEGLDLGEHGVSVYPEFVGEGESPIADGGSSARTDGGERVTGGEER, encoded by the coding sequence ATGAGTTTCCCCCTCCAGGTCGACGCCACGGCGGTCGCCTCGGGGGTCAACACCGTCTGGGTGTTGGTCGTGACGTTCCTCATCTTCTTCATGCAGCCGGGCTTCGCCCTCTTGGAGGCGGGGCAGGTCCGCGCGAAGAACGTGGGGAACGTGCTGATGAAGAACATGAACGACTGGATTCTCGGCACGCTCACGTACTTCGTCGTCGGCGCGGCCGTGGCGACGATAATCGGTGGCCTCACCTCGTCGGGGACGTTCGACGTCGCGAGCGCGTTCGCGTACATCAACAACCCCGGTGACTGGATCGGATGGCTGTTCGGCGCGGTGTTCGCCATGACCGCCGCGACCATCGTCTCCGGCGCCGTGGCGGAGCGCATGGAGTTCCGCGCGTACGTGCTGTTCACCATTCTGATGACGGCGGTCATCTACCCCGTCGTCGTCGGCTTCACGTGGGGCGGCGGACTTCTCTCGTCCGGCGGCTTCCTCGGGGCCGCACTCGGGGCCGGCTACCTCGACTTCGCGGGCGCGACGGTCGTCCACATGTGCGGTGGGGTGGCCGGTCTCGTCGCCGCGAAGTTGGTGGGGGCGCGGAAGGGTCGCTACGACAGCAGCGGTAACAGCCAGCCCATTCCGGGTCACTCGATGCTGCTCGCCGTTCTCGGGACGTTCATCCTCGCGTTCGGCTGGTACGGCTTCAACGTCGGCACGCAGGCGACTATCCTCGCCGTCGGCGACAACGGCGGGCTGACGTTCATGGGCGACGCCCTCGGTCGCGTCGCCCTCGTCACCACCCTCGGCATGAGCGCCGGCGGCGCCATGGCGATGGTGACGTCCTCGTACTACCAGGGCAAGCCCGACCCGCTCTGGACCGCCAACGGTCTGCTGGCGGGACTCGTGGCCGTTACCGGTGCGGTCCCCCACGTCACGTGGTGGGGCGGCGCCATCCTCGGCGGCCTCGGCGGCTTCCTCGTCCTGCCCGCGTTCCGCTACACCGTCGACACGCTGAAGGTCGACGACGTCTGCGGCGTCTTCGCGGTGCACGGCGTCGCCGGCGCGGTGGGCACGGCGCTCATCCCCGTCTTCGCCGTCGGCGGTTTCGCGGTGAACCAGTTCATCCTGCAGGTGCTCGGCGTCGTCGTCATCGCGGCGTGGACCGCGCTCGCCTCGGGCGTCGTCCTCTACGCCATCAAGGTGACTCTCGGACTCCGCGTCACGGAAGGCGAGGAGGCCGAGGGGCTGGACCTCGGCGAACACGGCGTCTCGGTGTACCCCGAGTTCGTCGGGGAGGGCGAGAGCCCGATAGCCGACGGCGGATCCTCAGCGCGCACCGACGGCGGCGAACGGGTCACGGGCGGTGAGGAGCGATGA